A segment of the Dissulfurirhabdus thermomarina genome:
GCCCACCCTCGAGACGGGCCACCGGCCGGTGGTGAGCAAGCGGCTCGGGCTCAAGCAGAAGAAGATGGTCTACACCAAGAACCCGAGGAGGCCGGTCACCAACAAGGTCACCACCCAGGCCGAGCGGAACCGGTTCGTCCTCTCCGACGACGAGCTCATCACCCTGGCCAAGTGGGCCTGCATCATCGAGCGCCACTACGGCAAGGCCATGGACATCGAGTGGGCCAAGGACGGCGACGGGAAGAAGGTCGGCACCGGCGGCCTCTTCATCGTCCAGGCCCGCCCCGAGACGGTTCATTCCCAGCGCGACACCTCCTTCTACGAGACCTACGTCCTCAAGGAGAGCGGGAAGGTGCTGGCCACCGGGAAGGCCGTGGGTAGCAAGATCGGCCAGGGAAGGGCCAACGTCATCAAGAGCGTCAGCGACATCAGCAAGTTCAAGAAGGGCGAGGTCCTGGTCACCGACATGACGGACCCCGACTGGGAGCCCATCATGAAGGTGGCCTCGGCCATCGTCACCAACCGCGGCGGCCGGACCTGCCACGCGGCCATCGTCTCGCGGGAGCTGGGCATCCCCTGCGTGGTGGGCACCGAGAACGGGACCGAGGCCATCCGCCACGGGCAGAAGGTCACCGTCTCGTGCGCCGAGGGGGAAGAGGGCCGGGTCTACGAGGGCCTCCTCAAGTTCGAGGTCCAGCGGTTGGATCTCCGCGAGGTGCCCAAGACCCGGACCAAGATCATGATGAACGTCGGGATCCCGGAGCAGGCCTTCTCCCAGGGGCAGATCCCCAACGACGGGGTGGGCCTGGCCCGGCTGGAGTTCATCATCAACTCCCACATCGGCATCCATCCGCTCGCCCTCCTCGACTTCAAGAACCTCAAGCGCAAGGCCCGCAACGACGCGGCGGTCCGCGAGGTGGTCCAGGCCATCGAGGAACGGACCCTGGCCTACAAGGACAAGTCGGCCTTCTTCGTGGACACCCTCGCCCAGGGGGTCGCCCGGATCGCCGCCGGTTTCTGGCCCAACGACGTGATCGTCCGCCTCTCGGACTTCAAGAGCAACGAGTACGCCAACCTCATCGGCGGCGCCCTCTACGAGCCGGAGGAACACAACCCCATGATCGGCTGGCGTGGGGCCTCCCGGTACTACGCCCCGGCCTTCGAGCCCGCCTTCGCCCTGGAGTGCCAGGCGCTGCGCAAGGTCCGCGACGAGATGGGGCTCACCAACGTGAAGGTCATGATCCCCTTCTGCCGCACGGTGGAGGAGGGGAAGAAGGTCATCGGCGTCATGAAGAAGCACGGCCTCGTCCAGGGTGACAACGGCCTCGAGGTCTACGTGATGTGCGAGATCCCGAGCAACGTCGTCCTGGCCGACCAGTTCGCGGAGGTCTTCGACGGCTTCTCCATCGGCTCCAACGACCTCACCCAGCTCACCCTGGGCCTCGACCGCGACTCGGAACTCGTCGCCCACATCTACGACGAGCGCAACGAGGCGGTCAAGCGCCTCGTGCGCCAGGTCATCGACACGGCCAAGAAGAAGCGGCGCAAGATCGGTATCTGCGGCCAGGCCCCCAGCGACTTCCCCGACTTCGCCGCCTTCCTGGTGGAGTGCGGGATCGACTCCATGAGCCTCACCCCGGACACGGCGGTGAGGACCCGCCTCATGGTGGCCGAGAAGGAGCGGGAACTCGCGGGGGGAAAGAAGGGCTGCAAGCCCGGGGCGAAGCGGGGAGGCTGCCGGCGGCGGAAGTAGCCGCGTTCCCCGGAGGAAGAACGAAGAGCGGCGGCGGGCCCTTCCGGGCCCGCCGCCGTTTTCTGCCCCGTCTGCAGCTCCCCGCCGGCCCCGGCGGAAAGCGGTTTCCCCTTCTGCTGCTTACAGCCCGGCCTGGTCCCGGAGCTTTTCCACCATGTCGAGGCGTTCCCAGGTGAACTCCGGCTCCGTCCGGCCGAAGTGGCCGTAGGCGGCCGTCTTCTTGAAGATGGGCCGGCGCAGATCCAGGTACTCGATGATGTCCTTGGGCTTGAAGCTGAAGTTGTCCTCGATGATCTGGACGATCCGGTCCTGGGGGATGGCCTCCGTCCCGAAGGTGCGGACGTTGATGGACAGGGGCCGGGGCACCCCGATGGCGTAGGCCACCTGCACCTCGCATTCGCGGGCGAGGCCCGCAGCCACGAGGTTCTTGGCCACGTAGCGGGCCATGTAGGAGGGGGCGCGGTCCACCTTGGTGGGGTCCTTGCCGGAGAAGGCGCCGCCGCCGTGGTGGCCGCGGCCGCCGTAGGTGTCCACGATGATCTTGCGGCCCGTCATGCCGCAGTCGCCGAGGGGGCCCCCCACGACGAACCGGCCGGTGCTGTTGACGAAGAACTCCGTCTCCGCCAGGTGCTCCGGGTCCACGACCTTCTTGACCACCTCCTCGATGACCGCCTCCTTGACCTCCTTTTCCGAGACCGTGGGTTCGTGCTGGGCGGCCACCACGATGGAGTGGGCGGCCACCGGCCGGCTGTCCAGGTACCGGATGGTAACCTGGGTCTTGCCGTCCGGTCGGAGGAAGGGGAGGACACCGGTCTTGCGGACCTCGGCCAGGCGCCGGGCCAGCCGGTGGGCGTACCAGATGGGCATGGGCATGAAGTCGGGGGTTTCGTCGCAGGCGTAGCCGAACATGAGCCCCTGGTCGCCGGCCCCGATGTCGCCGTTGCGGTCCACGCCCATGGCGATGTCGGGCGACTGCTTGTCCAGGCTGACGAGGACGGCGCAGGTCTCCCAGTCGAAGCCCATGGAGGAGTCGGTGTAGCCGATCTCCTTGATGGTGCCCCGGACCACCTTGGGCATGTCCACGTAACAGTCGGTGGTGATCTCGCCGGCGATGACGGCCATCCCGGTGGTCACGAGGGTCTCGCAGGCCACGCGGGCGTTCTTGTCCTGGGCGAGGATGGCGTCCAGGATGGCGTCGGAGATCTGGTCGGCCACCTTGTCCGGGTGGCCCTCCGTGACCGACTCGGACGTGAAGAGGAAGTTGGGCATCATGTCGTGACGGGCTCCTTTGGGGAAAAGAGATGTGCCCCGGCCTGTGGGCCGGCCGGGCCGCCTCGCATCGCAAAAGGCCGGGCGCCGCGAACGGCCGCCCCGGCCCGGCGTCCGGGAAGAGTCGAGGCTTCCCTGGGTCTCCCGCGGCTATGTATGGCGGAGAGGGTGGGATTCGAACCCACGGTGCGCTTTTGGGCGCACACTCACTTAGCAGGCGAGCACCTTCGGCCTCTCGGTCACCTCTCCGTCCCGTTCGATGTCTGTGGCGGAGGGAGTAGGATTCGAACCCACGGTGCCTTGCGGCACAGCGGTTTTCAAGACCGCCGCCTTAGACCACTCGGCCATCCCTCCGCACGGGCCGCCCGGGCGGCGCCGAGTACTGAAACTACCTTGAGCGGGTTCCGCCTGTCAAGGTGGGCGTCCGCGCGGTCCCGCCCTATTTCAGCTGGGATCGGAGTGCCTCCCGCTGCATCACCCCGGCGTGGAAGCGCCCGTCCAGGAAGATGTAGGTCGGCGTCCCGGTGATGCCCTTTTCCCGGAGGAATCCGATGGTCGCCTCCACCTTCTGCTTCCCGCCGGGGCACTGGTTGTCGGAGCGGTAGCCCTTTTCCAGGCCCTCGAGGCCCTTCTTGTCGCACAGGATGGAGACGGCCTGCTCCTTGGCTCCCTTGTGGAAGGAGAGCGGGAAGAAGAGCACCCGGACCTCCACCTCGCCCGCCGCCGCCATCTCCTTCAGGATGGCCTCGGCCCGCTTGCAGTAGGGGCACTGGGGGTCGGTGACCAGGTAGAGGGCCGGGGCGCCGGCCTTCCCGAAGCGGAAGCCCACGAGTTCCTCGAGGCGCTTCATCTCGCCGGGGCCGAAGCGGTTGAGGTCATTCACGGCGGTCCGGGTGAGGTTCTCCCCGGTGGCGGTGTCGTAGATCTGGCCCGAGATGAGGTGCCGGCCGGCGCTGTCGATGTAGAGGACCCGCTTGGCGCCGTTCAGGCTCACCCGGAGCTCGCAGAGGCCCTCCACGGGACCGGCGGTGATGGAGAGGAGGGTCATGGGACGATTGAAGGCCTTCTGGAGGCTGTCTCGGACCGCGGCCGGCTGCGGGCAGAGGGTCTCGGCGGCGGCCGGGGCCGCGATGCAGCAGGCGGCCAGGGCGAGGACGGCGAGGCGGTGGAGTTTCATGGGGTGTCCCTCCTTTTTTGGGGGTGGTGTCACCGCGCCGGCGGGCGGCCGCCGGGACTAGTCCCCGGCGGTGCCCTCGGGCCACCAGGCGGGGCCGAGGCGGCGGGCCACGTTCAGGGCGCCGGGGAGGACCAGGGTGTTGTCGATGCCGATGGTCACGAGGAACCGCTGGATCTCGTAGGACCGGGTGCCGGCGTTGCAGACCAGGATGAGGCGCCGGTCGCGGGGGACCTCGTCGCGGCGGGGCCGGACCTCGTCGTAGGGGATGTTCATCCACCGGTCCGGGAACCGCTTCAGGAAGGGCTCGGCCTCCCGGGGATGGCGGAGATCCAGGACGAGCCACTCGGGGTGCCGGGCGGGATCGTCCATCCAGTCGAGGAATTCCGCCATCTCCACCGTGGCGATGCGGCCGGAGACCACGTTGTCGAGGATGTTGGCCGCGGTGTTCAGGACGTCCACCGCCGTGGAGAAGGGCGGCGCGTAGGCCAGCTCCATGGTACCGAAGTCGTCCACCGTGGGCCGGCGGGGGAGGAGCGCCGCCGCGGCGTCGATCCGGGCCATGAGCCCGTCGCCCATGGCCCCGACGCCCTGGACGCCCAGGACCCGCCGGCTGCGCCGGTCGGCCACCATCTGGAGGAACATGAGGGCCTGGGTGGGGAAGAAGTGGGCCCGGTCGGACATGACCGCCATACCCTCGGCGGCGTCGAAGCCCTCGGCCCGGGCC
Coding sequences within it:
- the ppsA gene encoding phosphoenolpyruvate synthase, whose translation is MSRKPFILWFEEIGIKDVPLVGGKNASLGEMYRHLTSKGVQVPNGFAITAEAYIHLLKDAGIEGAIRKALEGLDTHNMKNLQARGKKVRDIILKAPFPEDLEKEIVAAYRRMEKIYGPDVDVAVRSSATAEDLPDASFAGQQETYLNIRGPEMLLDACHRCFASLFTDRAISYRHDKGFGHFDVYLSIAVQKMVRSDSASSGVMFTMDTESGFDKVVYITGAWGLGENVVQGAVNPDEFYVFKPTLETGHRPVVSKRLGLKQKKMVYTKNPRRPVTNKVTTQAERNRFVLSDDELITLAKWACIIERHYGKAMDIEWAKDGDGKKVGTGGLFIVQARPETVHSQRDTSFYETYVLKESGKVLATGKAVGSKIGQGRANVIKSVSDISKFKKGEVLVTDMTDPDWEPIMKVASAIVTNRGGRTCHAAIVSRELGIPCVVGTENGTEAIRHGQKVTVSCAEGEEGRVYEGLLKFEVQRLDLREVPKTRTKIMMNVGIPEQAFSQGQIPNDGVGLARLEFIINSHIGIHPLALLDFKNLKRKARNDAAVREVVQAIEERTLAYKDKSAFFVDTLAQGVARIAAGFWPNDVIVRLSDFKSNEYANLIGGALYEPEEHNPMIGWRGASRYYAPAFEPAFALECQALRKVRDEMGLTNVKVMIPFCRTVEEGKKVIGVMKKHGLVQGDNGLEVYVMCEIPSNVVLADQFAEVFDGFSIGSNDLTQLTLGLDRDSELVAHIYDERNEAVKRLVRQVIDTAKKKRRKIGICGQAPSDFPDFAAFLVECGIDSMSLTPDTAVRTRLMVAEKERELAGGKKGCKPGAKRGGCRRRK
- the metK gene encoding methionine adenosyltransferase — encoded protein: MMPNFLFTSESVTEGHPDKVADQISDAILDAILAQDKNARVACETLVTTGMAVIAGEITTDCYVDMPKVVRGTIKEIGYTDSSMGFDWETCAVLVSLDKQSPDIAMGVDRNGDIGAGDQGLMFGYACDETPDFMPMPIWYAHRLARRLAEVRKTGVLPFLRPDGKTQVTIRYLDSRPVAAHSIVVAAQHEPTVSEKEVKEAVIEEVVKKVVDPEHLAETEFFVNSTGRFVVGGPLGDCGMTGRKIIVDTYGGRGHHGGGAFSGKDPTKVDRAPSYMARYVAKNLVAAGLARECEVQVAYAIGVPRPLSINVRTFGTEAIPQDRIVQIIEDNFSFKPKDIIEYLDLRRPIFKKTAAYGHFGRTEPEFTWERLDMVEKLRDQAGL
- a CDS encoding DsbC family protein is translated as MKLHRLAVLALAACCIAAPAAAETLCPQPAAVRDSLQKAFNRPMTLLSITAGPVEGLCELRVSLNGAKRVLYIDSAGRHLISGQIYDTATGENLTRTAVNDLNRFGPGEMKRLEELVGFRFGKAGAPALYLVTDPQCPYCKRAEAILKEMAAAGEVEVRVLFFPLSFHKGAKEQAVSILCDKKGLEGLEKGYRSDNQCPGGKQKVEATIGFLREKGITGTPTYIFLDGRFHAGVMQREALRSQLK